Within the Mixophyes fleayi isolate aMixFle1 chromosome 5, aMixFle1.hap1, whole genome shotgun sequence genome, the region GACAGTACAAGTTGCTTCTCACCTTCCAGGACAGAATATGACAATGTCGGCAGAACTGTAGCGTATCCCCATACTGCTCTCTCCTGGGGTAACAGCGGATCAGTTTGAAGTACATTTTCTTCCAGTCCAGTTGCCCCTTATCTGATAAGATAAGCCTCTTGCGAATCTAAAAGTAAAaacatcaaaaaatatatataaaaaaagagtatTGCATGTAAAAATTTGATCATTAGAACCACACAAAATGTAGTTACATTATTATTTGTGCTCAGAAAACCCAAGACGAATGGTCATTGTTTTAAAAGGCGGCCTAGAGCGAATGCCCCTTCCGTCCTCGCCTGAAACTAGTCCAGCTTAGTTTGCAGAGCTGACATTTCTCTTACAGCGCAGGAATTGAGGGTAATAGGTTTACGTATATTTAGACTTTTAGAGTGTCTACGTTTCAATTGTAGATTTttaataggtgtatttatttaataaaggggGAAACTAGCGTGTTAAAGTCACACAGACATCTGTCaaagcaggagagtagagattgCACCCAGATTAcacttgtattttaaaatacttCTATGTATCAGTTTGAAAGGGGGACACAATCCTGTCTATAGAGTGTTTTTTGAGAAAACATCTTTGATTTGTTGAGGACGagttttttttacactgcaggAGATACTATGGTGCAACTCCCCGAATCATCTTTAATTGGATTTAATCCCAGGATGAGCACAGCCAGTAAATCTGCAATAATTGCTTCCAAAGAAGtctgaaaatgttgttttatgaAGCACTAATGAGAACACACTGTACAGAGCAGATCTGGTAATGTACTAAGAGCTACAGAGGACAGGCCAGGCTTTGTCATGTCTGACGTAACGCCGTGAGATGCCGTGTGTGTGTGGTTACCTGTCGCTCTGTAAAGTGATAGTGGCACAGTTCTTTCCACAACAGACGGTCTTCGCTCAGTCCTTGCAAATCCGAGGACACTTGGCCCAAGCACACGATGTCCCTCCCATCTGCAAACCGCTGCATGATGTTGAGTTGCAGACACAAGGGCAGATCGGTTAAGGTCATTCCCTTAACGGCCGGCTAAAGATAGAAGAGACAATGTGTTAAGCTCAGAAGAATGCAGAGAACTGCCCAACACGACACTGGAGATTTCCAGCACAAAACACTGAAGCATCATATCAGAAATATAGAACAGATTTTTAACACTTCTGAGGGGTTAGgctgtctcaatcctccccctcccccccctttacACCCTTGAATTGCCTTTGCACCCCCCCTCCGAATTGGGACAAACGTGCCAGGCTTTAGGTCATGTTTATAAACACGTTATTATTaataagcttaaaaaaaaaacaaaaaaaaaaacacaaacttgaATTCTTCTTAAcatctaaaaacaaacaaacactaaaAACACAACTACAAGAACCAAACAAGATCTCTGGTTGATCTCCACATAAGGATCATTTTACACGTAACCTGGTTCCATCTTACCCTGGTGATCTGGATGTTGTTCAGCTGGTGCTGCCAATCAACAATCGTTTCCATCCGGTAAACCCAGAAGTTGATGTTGCCCACCAGGACGGACTTGCCCACCCCTTGGACCAGCGTGCACAGCGACGTGTAGAGGTTCTGCAGCAATTCCTTGATCAGGCGAATGTTCTGCTGATCTTCAAGAACTGACAGGAGAAAGGAAGAGGGGACACAGTGATTAAGTCATTAAGACTAAGTGCATCCGTCACATATACAAACAGGACCAATATTCACACAGTCTATCGGTTCTCTAGGAACGAGGTATGAGGCACACATTGCCTTATGGCTCAATGAGATCACTAGCAATAAACTAGTAGGTAAGCTGCAGCCACCgttacaaacaagcttttataccagtgatgggcaatacGCTGCCCTAGATCCACCTGTGGCCCTCTGAGTCTtctcctgtggcccccagctccttcagATGTGTATTATACCTTGtataaaatgttattacagaCGGGTGTcgctttctttgattaaatgtatttattttaacatattactgaaattaagggtaatgtgtggccctttgaaggttagagggccacgcAGGAGGCCCCTAAAGTGTATCAGGTTTGTCTATTGCTGCTTTATAAAATGATGCGGCAAGAATTGTGCCCGAGTCTGAGCGATGATTCTTTCTGAAGTGAGAAACAAAAGACATCTTGGAGCTCGTCGCTGTAAACGTGTGTTCCAGATTTTCTACCATCAGTTGCTTTCATATCTCCAATTCCCAAATATAAGTGAACGTCAAGCCTGGCTGTGTTATTCCTGGCAGCGGGAGAACGTCTGTAACATTTCAGGTGACTGTTTATATATAAAGCTTTTCCCAAGGTAAATATTTATTTAGCCCAATTCGGGGCGGTTGGATTCCAACCAGTGAAAACATCCTAAACACAACATTGCTGCAGAGACATTCatagccgggggggggggggggggaggggattgTAGCGGACGCTGTACCTTTCTGGACGACCTTTTCCAATATATTCATGTAATTTTTCTGGGCAATGCCACTCAGGGACGTGAGCTGGGACTTTGCAATCAACTCCAGAAGCTgaggagagaaaaataaataaatcccaaaATGAATTATGTACATAGTCATACAAGCgagtgctgtaacccatagcaaccagatattgTCAAATAAAGGAGAAGAACTGTCTGATCGGTTGCTGTGGGATACAGAATATTTCAGTCATGTCCACCAGGTTATCAAATATGTTTTAAGTTGGATCCATAACTAACACAATACAAACTAATGTACATGAAAAGGCAGCTTATAAATAATCACTAGGAAAGAGATATTAGCGAGACACAGAGTTCAGCACACAAGGCCTGGCCAACCGGTTGCTCTCCAGGTACTGAAAAACTacaatcccagcatgccctgccagctacaggctgactatctactggcaaagcatgctggggtttgtagtctcaacacctggagagccataggtaGGCCAGGTCTGATGTAAACAGGTCTACAACTCCCTTGTAACATACAAAAACCCAAGAGGGGGAGAGGTCAATAGAAAGTCCATCTTCAGGGAAGGAAGTGAAGCCTCTGAATGTGGAATACAGAGACTAACCAAATTCCTGCCGATATGGCCTTTTCGTTGTGCGGAAGCTGCTATTCTCTGATCCCTCAATATCGGCTGCAGTTTACTGGACTGGAATAGTCTTTATTGTTACACGAAACCCTCTATActattgcaaattattttattgcatacaCACCGGTCTAACGGAGACAGGAGATAGCAGCTGAGTGAGTAACAGGCAGATCGTTGGCACAAGGTTATGTCACATGGAAAATAGTTTTATAATAACTGAAACCCCTGCGCCACCTGGCAGCGCCGTCCTCTGGTGACTCACACCtgcccctgtcactcacacctgcccctgtcactcacacctGCTCCATGTGTCTTGGTCCAAAGCATCATGACTCAGTGGTCGATCACCTTCCTTTCCACTACTTGAGCCAACACAAGTCTACACCAGGGGTCCTCTGAGAGAGCGAGGACACAAAGGTCACCAATCACTACCCGACTGCTGGGCTGGAGAACAGCCAGCCACCTAACACCACAAGGATGAGGCTGCATTCGGAATGCAAAGAGTCATTCTTTCAGTAATATATCTCCTTTTTTATCAAACtccaggagaaaaaaaacaaaaacaacaaaaaacacaacaacaacaTCTAGTTATGTATTAACTATATGCTGCCGTAGCATAGATGCACAACAGTCCCTTATTCCTGGCAGTGACTCTGCACTGACACAGGCAATAACATTCCAGCAACGATTCAAGTTACATGTTGTCAGCGGCCCGGTTTATAGATCATGTGACTTGAACTCTAGAACACAAACACAACCTGTTGTGTAATCACATGACCCCGCATGGAGCAATGTATTGATCCATCTACAGCCTGATGTCCACCGCAAAACTGAATGTGTCATCCCCAGCTGTCCCACCTAAGTGGACAAATGccacttgtgtattcagtgtacTGTGTGGGCTAAAGAAGAAAGGTCTGGCAGATATTTCAGAGATAGACTAGTTAGAGAAATATGTTGTTAGGAACACGTTAAATGATAATATGAGATTATTATGTGTAAAAATTGAAGGAGCGAAACTAAATCACAAACTTCAGATAGAACGAGAGGAAATGGTTTAAAActtctaataaaaataatttaagatcACATACAAAGAGACTTACAATTCAATATTTGCAACCTTTAACTATTCAAGTAGAGAAACACTATATAAAAGTGTTGCTACAAAGACAAAGAGtagatatagtatatataaaaaaaaaaaaaattgtttaactaCATCTAATATTTCCTTAGGTAAATATATCCCAATTTTGTCCTGTGTGGGTGGATTCCTATCTCTTGGGAGAAGGGAGGATTATCCTGCTTTGTACTATGGGACCCGGTCAACACTACAGTATCTTAATGGGCAAAATACAGAATCTAAAACACAGTCCATCATCCCACCAATAGCTAAAACTagaactcctgggggtaaatgtatcaaaattccggcaggcttgaaaagtggagatgttgcctatagcaaccagattctagtcatttatttagtacattctacaagatgatagttagaatctgattggttgctataggcaacgtctccactatTCAAACCCGCCGGACACTCGCAGcgcgatacatttacccctgagaaTCGATTCTTCATTATCAATGATTCATAGTAATACTTGTGTGATCTGCACAAGCAAAAACAAATCATTTACCATCATAAATATGttagaaattatattttaatggatttcttattaaaagtttaaaaaatggcCATGGTGCTAAAACAAAATAGTTATGCGTAGAATATATCCAAGGCTTGATTAGGTTTTGGATAAGCCAATGATTTATTTAAGCAAGTGTATTCCCGGGAAGTGTTATTGGATTCATTTTGGCTTAAATATTAATGGTGTGAATCATTTAGAAGTTCTCAGGCATTGCTGAGTATTGATCAGTTAAGCAGCATTTCATTATTTGGCGTTTATctgccacacacacaccagaTGTTTTCCCCAAGTGCCGTGGATCAGAGAGGAGGGGATCCAGCATAGTGCTGGACTCCTAACCCATTTACTGTGCCTTATGGCTGAAATAAAGCATCTGTAGGTGCTGTAATAAATCTGCAAGTGGATCAAGCTGAAAACAACAGTCAATATCGACAAACTGTTTTGCACCGACCGCCCTCATTCGTGCTCAGTGTAGAATGCAGATAAACCCttattgctggaaaaaaaaaaaaagtggcagcCGTTGCTTGTAGTCAGCATTGCTGTATTCCACCCACAGAAGAGACTTCcaattaatttctttatttttgttaatgagggatataggtttattttttgGTGGGCGATTACATTCAGTGTCTGTTTATCTCCTCTATAATTACATTCCTCACGTTTATCTTCTCCCCACTGAATAACAGAAAAATGGCTTCAAACagcttaacaaaaaataaaaaatgggaacAGAAGTTCTGTATGTAGAAGGTTGACTAACAAAAGGTTTAATCCTCAGTGTTCCAGGTTATTGCAACAAAAGAAAGGAGCGTGTGAGAGAATGACATCACCTAGGGTGACTCACTGAGTGTTGGATCATGTGACACGTGGGGCAGAGATTATCCTTAGGCTGCATCATTTCTCTGTTCTTAGTGTTCCATGTGCACATTGTGAGCGCTACATGTGTTTGTCCTATTCATAAATGTTGTCGTTCAGCACAGAGGCCACATTCCATACACGTTCGCTCCCCAAAGACGACAACACTCTAGTGACTAAACAGGAGGACAGTTTTGCAAACGTTATCGTGCATCAGGAATTTACAACAAAGGTTGCAAAATACACAGAAAAGAGAAATAATATTGCTTTCAATTatttcagtggtcagggaacaggggtaaattaccccaaatggggtaaaaatgaaattcctgggggtaatgctgccgattcacatgctgtcagttggattgtagacccctttaaatgtgaaattgctgttgtaccagaagagcctcaagggttggcagaggcacttcttgatcttcgatgcaataatgaagcacgtgttgcatttgaaaacaaagcagatctgtcatatttttggatgtcaacagctgcaaaggcatcagaattgcacatgaggaggcagtcaaaaagttgctgcctttgcaacaacctacctttgtgaacaaggattttccactctaacgaacataaaaaaaacaaagcagagaaatggaTTGGactctgaagactgtatccacattgctctgacatcaaaatgccccaatattgatgctctcgtatcaaaaatgaagcaacatcatttctccaaaacctgaagttttgaagctgaagctttcaaagaaatcttGAATATAGTCAATAAaatttttaattccaataattaataatatatgattcccttcctttcaaatcaagggggtaacgtcggtgtatctaaatatattttggggtaaaaagtaaaaaaagtttcctgaccccCGACTTATTTTCTACCAACTGATCGCTAGTGTCGTGCTGCCCTCTCTATCCCTACATGACCTAAACGCCACCATGTCTCAAACTGTGTGAAtaagatacatttattttacagataAAGACTTTCCACGCCCAGGTCTGAATAAGGTCTATATACCTAGTATGCAACACAAGAACTCCAACTTTGATACATCAAAACTTTTAAAAAGGAagagtgaaggtgttgcccataacaaccaatcagattctagctatcatttattcagaACATGattagctacaatctgattggttgctatgggcaacatctccagtaACCAGACAATTTGTCTTATTGGTTTTGTTAGTAACTAACCAGAAGAAAGATTTTTTTGGGGAAACTGAGCATTCTTTGGGGAAAAGATCATCTTGTTTAGCACAAATTTATCCCAGATTTATCCAGAGCGGCCTGTTCTCAAGGGAGGCATCCAGAAGGACTACAAGGAAGGACGAAGCCTGAAGTGACCCATCACATTGTGTCATGTTAGTGGCGCTGCCGGAGTCTCGTTGTATTGCTGGTTTTGAAACTAATACAAAAAGCGTCTGGATAATCCTGTGCGATTACACAGACGCTGCCAGGATGGCAAGACGACAACTGTAAATTACATTTTAGTCATCTCTGCCAAGAGCAAGGTAAATATTATGGAGAAAAGTCCTAGAGCAAAATAGATCTTGTCCTATGTGCAAGTCTGACTGGAGGTCACAATAGAACATTAGGGATCATAAGTGTCCCTGATACTGTCTACATTGAGAGAATAGGTGTCATTTCATACAGAATTACGTCTTAAAACAACCCCAAACACAATAAACTTTACCTAAATGCTCAAAAGATTTAAGTGCTGGGACGTAAACTTTATATCAACCCCCACCCAGAGAAAATACATCATGGTGGTTCATCGACTACAGCAGAATATtcttacaatacagaaagcataatTAGGTGTCAAAGCATAAGaatcatttttgctgtaaaaacaaacaaaccacaagCACAAAACTTGTCCCAACATCCCACACCAAGTTATGCCGACTGAGGCGAGGTGTCTTGCGGCTTGGTAGAAAATGCCCCGCATAGCGATATAAATTATAGATACTCACTCTCACAACGTAGTTGAATCTTCGGGAGTCCAGGATGGCGCTGGAAAAATCCAAGCGGTTGAAGGCCTCGCCTAGCGTGCAATAGCCGTGACGCTGGAAGTGAAGAACATTACAatgacttttatttgtatttttggaaACAAATTCTGCAGTTAAAAGGGAACTCCACCGTCACAGAAATCTACTGTGCAGGCATATTTGCTAATTTCCATTGCCCTAGGTGCCAGAGAGGGGCGGCAGTTGGCCTAGTGACCTAGCCCAGTGTAGCCCACCACGGGGCTGGCCTGGGGGATGGGCCGGCCCCTCCTGCCCCTGCTAGGTGAATACAACAGATCTGCTGTGTAGATACAGCGATATCTAATACACGTATCTCTTATTTGTTGATCTATCCAATATGAATACAAATAAAGTAATCTGCCCGATACTAGAATTCACTGGAGGTGGAGATCTccttaaatagttttttttttttttttcttaactttgtTGCAAATACTTTACATTATTCTAAAAAACGAATACAGTAGCTGCATTTGAAGTCTGTGGTAATAACACTTCAGTAGGGGAGTAACAGTGTTGTGGCCGTAACAAGGCCCAGTACACACAATCTGTGGGGTGATGTCACCACCAGTATCACCAATAACCAGCAGAAGACACGGACTGTAGGGCCAACCTGTGCACCTCaaagtgttgtaaaactacatgtcccagcatgctttgctagtagatagtCAGCCGATATCTTGcaaggcatgatgggacttgGAGTTTCACAACATCCTGAGAGCTACAAGTTGATCAGGCCTGTTctaggtggtatatttactaaactgctggtcagattctacctgtcattttgtagaatgtactaaataaatgataactagaatctgattggttgctataggcaacatctccactttttcaaacccgtagtttagtaactataccccataGGACTTATTCACTAGCATTGAATTTAGGAGAaacatttgcactgaaccacagcaaccaatcaggaatCAGCTTTTATCTTTGAAGATTAAGTTAGACACTaaaagctagagtctgattggttgctaccccAAATATTGTAAATCAGTCCCAAAGTCTGTGAACAGATAAAGAAGGAACTGCTGATACCCATAGGCTCGCTGGAACGTGTAGTCTTAAAAAAAACTGAGCTTGTTATGGCAAAAAACAAatgttgcactgaacagcagattcacAGAAGAGCTATGTTGGCCAGAGCTCTTATTAGATcaacacatattttcagattttCCCATTTTAGACATATAATGTTGGAGAAAGTGAGGATCATGGTGGAGTCACTGCACCCCTTACTCTATGGAAGGCCCCCCCACTACTGGTTAACATaattgtttacaaaaataaacaatgtagaAGAGTTTCTCACCTCTTTGGTGCTCCCCTTGTGCACATAGATCCACTTCTCCTGATGAGAGTCTGTTAAGACATCAAAAGTTAGATGTAAGAGTTTCTTACATAAGTaggaaaattaatattttcatcagtcaaacaaaccaaacattataACCGGACCGTCGCTCACAGCGCTCAGATACCCCCAATGTCCACACGCCTCATACAGACCCCAGTGTGTGACAAGGACAGCATCAGCCACTTACATTGTGTCTTTGTATTGTTGTTCAGATAATCCTTCTTTCTCTTCTTAGCAGCGACATCGTAATTTAGATTTTTGAACAGATTCTCCTTATTGTTCTCCACGTTGCAATAACTGTAAGTGACAACGAGGATAAGAATTACAACCGTATATTAAAATACACACTATATGTAGGGATTTCACTTGATTCTTATATTAattgccatatactgtatataaaagaaCTTAATACAAGATACAACCCTCAGATTGCAATAAAACAGCGCCCCCCAGTGGCCAAGTTACCATGAACAAACAGGATAATTGTCTGAAGCATTGCCAAGACAGTTACCCacacactataaatatatatatatatatatatatatatatatatatatatatatatatatatatatatatatatatatatatatatatatatatatacacactctagTTAAACATATTAGCAGCTtgttgtatgaaaataatttaacagtctttatattattatatttcccTGCAGAAAGGCTGGTTTTGCATTCAAGAAATGCAGTAATGTTTTCTTCcaataactggtaatgactaagTAAAGGCAGTGATCCTATGTAGCTGCATGTGGACAAGTCACAACATGTCAAACCATTATACACTGGCTTTCACTTGGTTCTCCATCAGTAATATTATTGAAACATTGCTGACCTCTAAAACAATCTGTCACCTCTAAATAGACCATTTGGATTAGCATTAATAAGACTGACGCCGAGTATCTCAGTATCGTTAGGTAGAAACGCCAACtatttttaatgtacttttttttggcttgtttatatattttctccAAAGAGCCTATATATTCATTAGTAATTCAGGATATGGGCAACAGAGCACGCAGAACGTTTATAAACATACTGTAAAGAATGTTTTACCAGGAGCaaagcagcaaaaaaaataaataaatatatatatatatatatatatatagtacacattAACAGGTAGATGGCACGAGTAGGGTTAGAACCAATTGTAACCAGTCAGAGCACTATAATGTtagcagcagcacagagtatttctgcTCAGCCAACTCTTGCGTATACTTGTGTACGCAATtttgaagtgggaggggctagAGCAACACGTAGCCATCTAAATGTTCAGagcagtgatgtgaggctcctgtcaaactgCTGGTAGAAGATTGTGTTATCCAACATAACTCTGTATGAAAACAAAGTTCGTTTGCCGGGCCCATACTTGAGTTACACAGACAGTGCTAGAATGTTTACAAATAACAAAGTAACTGTTAGTAATCAGACTAACTGTATGACTCCGGGCAGTGATACATAATACAAACATCACAGCTGTCGTGTACAAGTCCTCTACTGACCAATGAAGCAAGTATTCGGCTGTCTAACCCAACATAGAACAGAATGCAGCCAATCCCTTTACCAGGGACTAGTGGCATCACTGGGCACGAGCACGGTGGGCAATACTGTGTACAGGGGAGACGTACAAGTTAACGGTGCCGGTTTGTGCTTGTTGAAGGATTGGAATAAAGAGTGTCAGGAGCCTGTGTTGCATTCATGAAAAGAGCCAACACGAAGAACAGCATGTAAAAGCCTGCTCTGTGGGTGAATGGTCTCCTCTGTTATGCCAAACGTTGCCCAACAATAGCTTACGTAACACAGCAAATTAACAGTAATATGTCAGAGCCAGACGCGTTTCACATCCAAAAAACATAATGCaccttctgtagtgtgtacagtctGCTCCAGGAACCAGGAGGGGCTGCCAGGCCGCTGCTCCTGgtgtttaaattgttttttttttatcccccccaCATACTTATAAGAGGTCCAAGGAAGATCTATATGATCACACAGCAGAGGAGTCACCTCCTGGTGTAAGAGTCGTCTCCGGTCAGTCCAGGCAGGATTAACAGATTTAGAATATTTTGTGGCACTGTAAGGAGACCACTAaggtcagaggggggggggggggggatccaacTAAAACATTACACCCACATGGAAAAACTAAACGCAACTCACAtctcatatatattatacaggcatTACCTTAAGAACTCCACTTTACAACATTGTATAGCTGGTTAATGTCAGATTAAAAGAGAACACATAATTCAGGTTTCTGAACATATCCATGAAATCTAGAAGCATATATCTTTCAGGAATATGAAAAGCAatattaggcatacttgccaactctcccggaatgtccgggagactcccgcattttgcgagagtctcccggactcccgggagagagtgtggcaatctccctgatctgcccacttcactgggcagaattcggttcaaacgccacgattcaccaggaatcgcagcaatttcggcgccccgccccctgcacgcccacgtccccgtcggcatctcccggaagctgaaacaaaaatgttggcaagtatgatattaggCAACAGCCGACCCTCCAAGCCTCCACCTGTGGCCCCCCCGAGCCTCCACCTGTGGCCCCAGCTCCGTCCTGCTCTAAATTCAGATTTGTTTGTAATCACTTAGAACATTTATTTATCTTACTTTAAAGTGTCTGTATATTAATATGTTGTTatcacagataggtgtctctttctttgattaaatatgttttaagtcATCGCTATGATTAAGGATAACGTGCGGACTTGCTGGAGGTTAGAGGGCCCTCCCATGTGGCCCCTgatgtgtatcaggttgcctatcattgTAGAGAGCCCCAGAGACTCTGTACAGGTTCCTGTTAGGGCTCCTATCCTGATGAACGGTTATTAGGTAAGTAAGGACACATGTTTAAACTTACACATTTACAATGAATCACCTCTTGCATTATAAATGTCCTGTGACAATTCTCTGACACACACATCGCGCTTTACAAAACATCTGTCAATAATACACTGACGGCCTAAACTGCCTGGCACAAAGGACTCCTTTACGTCTATAAATAGTGTGTTGTTCTGCCAGAAAGACATACAAAGGCCAACTAACATGATCTGGCTCCTCGTTACAGCCTCAAGTGAAGTAGAGAACAGACACAGCaggaaaaatacagaaaatagttGAAAACAGCGATTCAGCACCAGTAAAATACACAGTATTCTAATCTATTGTTATTTTAGTTATAAAGCACCAATATAATCTATGGAGCTGCACAATGGAGAGAAAAAACTACCAactgatatatattattattgcacCATTCATATTATTTGTCTATATGTTCAACACAGATTAGAAGATCATGTACAATCATGCAATGGATTTAGAGCAAAATCCTACTTGCATTCATTAAACTAATCATTTGCAAAATGTCAGATCATACAGGGTTTATTAGGAGACATAAACCTCTGTGTTTCTGCACAATCACATCGTGCTGGGTATACATTGGCACACAGTATACAGTGCAGGATCAGCTGCCAAGGATTTGGGGCAATGCCATCCAGCCCATGATCTGCTTGACATATTCCAGGACCATTGCCAACAATGAGTGTAGCGCCATCTACAGGGGGGTCGGGGGTATGACAGGTCACATGCTTTCCTAAGAGTAACAAAAACAATCTGCTCTCCAAAAGCTTTTACAGCCAGCTCAGATCACGGGCAAAGGGGATCCAGATCTCTAGAAGGCTCCATGGCACTGTTTACATTGCCTTATTCTAAGCCTCACACAGGAAGCAGCCTTGGATTGTAGAAGTGCTGCATCACTGCCTATGCATAAGATCATCACTACAGGCACAAGGTTATAGCATAGTCCAAAGGAAAGCAATCCAagactctccagctgttgtggaactacaagtcccatcatgccccaccagctgagacttgtagttccacagacaACCTGTCTTGCACACAATGCAAATATCCTTCTTCCAAAACAATATTGCTTCTTAATGTAATACAAAAAGACCAGACTTATTGCCAGAAACACAATGATAATACACGGATAGCAAAATCTGCTTTGTAAATCATGCTGATAGTATCAAAAACAAACCAGCTGTTACTAGATTCAAAGACAAAAAGGTTTAACAGAACACCGTGGACATCCCTTTGGTTTCTACCCAtttcgattgtaagctcttgGGGCACTGTCATTTTCAC harbors:
- the FBXO32 gene encoding F-box only protein 32, which produces MPFLGQDWRSPGQNWVKTQDGWKRFLKEHSNFVTDINSYCNVENNKENLFKNLNYDVAAKKRKKDYLNNNTKTQYSHQEKWIYVHKGSTKERHGYCTLGEAFNRLDFSSAILDSRRFNYVVRLLELIAKSQLTSLSGIAQKNYMNILEKVVQKVLEDQQNIRLIKELLQNLYTSLCTLVQGVGKSVLVGNINFWVYRMETIVDWQHQLNNIQITRPAVKGMTLTDLPLCLQLNIMQRFADGRDIVCLGQVSSDLQGLSEDRLLWKELCHYHFTERQIRKRLILSDKGQLDWKKMYFKLIRCYPRREQYGDTLQFCRHCHILSWKGTVHPCTANNPESCLVSLSPQDFINLFRF